The window CCACGCCGGTGGCGCGCTACTTCCGCCGGGCGCTCACCGAAGGGCAGCCCCTGGTCCGGCGGGTGCGGCTTCTGCAAAGGGGCGGGTTCAACATGAGCGCCTCCGAAGAACGCTGGCGCAGGCTGGAGGCCACGGAGCATTTCCGCACCGGCTCGCCGGGGTTCGTCTGGGACGCCCGCATCGGGATGCTGCCGCTGGTGACGGTACGCGTGCGCGACGCCTACCTCGGGGGCGAGGGCTCGATGTCCGCAAAGCTGCTCTCGCTCTTTCCCCTCGCCCGCGAGCAGGGCAGGGCCGAGCTCGACGCGGGGGCCCTTCAGCGCTACCTGGGTGAGGCCGTGTGGTTTCCGACGGCCCTGCTCCCGAGCCAGGGCGTTCGCTGGAAGGGCATAGATGAGCGGCGGGCCCTGGCCACGCTTGCCGACGGGGGGACGACCGTATCCCTGGAGTTTGAGTTCAGCGAGGAAGGGGACGTCACGGGAGTCTTCACGCCCGCCCGGTATCGCGCGGGCGGCGGGCGGTTCGTCCCCACGCCCTGGGGCGGCCGGTTCGCCGACCACCGGGAAAGGGACGGCATGCGGATTCCCCTGGAAGGGGAAGTGGCATGGTTTCCGCCCGAAGGCAGGTGGCCGTACTGGCGAGGGCGTATCGTCTCCATAGAGTACGAGTATTCGGAGTGACATCGAGGAGGCCGCATGGCCGGGACCGGGAAATCCCCCACGGTCTATACCATCGGGCATTCCACGCGAAGCGCCGAGGAGTTCGTGGCCCTGCTCAGGGAGAACGGGGTCACGCGGCTCCTTGACGTACGCACGCTTCCGGGCTCCCGGCATAACCCCCAGTTCAACGAAGAGGCCCTGAGGAAGACCCTCCGGGAGGCCGGCATCGCCTACGAGCACGTGAAGGGGCTGGGCGGGCTCCGCAAGCCCCGGAAGGACTCCCCCAACACCGGCTGGCGAAGCGCGGGTTTCCGGGCCTATGCGGACTACATGCTCACCGGGGAGTTCGCGGCGCACCTCGATGAGCTGATGGAGCGGGCCGCCCGGGAGACCGTGGCTGTCATGTGCGCAGAGGCGGTCCCCTGGCGGTGCCACCGCTGGCTCCTGGCCGACGCCCTCACGGTGCGCGGCGTGGAGGTGAGGCACATCATGGGAGAGGGCAAGGCTCAGAGGCACGAGCTTACCGGTTTCGCCAAAGTGCGGGGCGGGAAGCTCACCTATCCCGGTGCGTGAACCCCGGGCCTGGGAACACACCGCATCCATAAAGCGTTCAAGAAAACGGGCGGGGCCCCTCGGGGGGCTGAGGGGAAGGCTCATGGTGCGAGAGGGGGGACTCGAACCCCCAAGGGTTTCCCCACTGGATCCTAAGTCCAGCGCGTCTGCCAGTTCCGCCACTCTCGCTGACTGATTTTAAAGGATTTTTCCGGCAAGGTTCAACCGACCGTGACCAAATCGTGACACGAATCGAGGACCTTGACCGAGGATCTCAGGCTCTCCGGGTAATGATGGGCGTACCTCTCCGTCGTCTTCACGGACATGTGCCCCATGAGCTCCTTGACCCGATAGATGTCCACGCCGTTCTGCACCAGCCTCGTGGCAAAGGTGTGCCGGAGGTCGTGGAACCTGAAGTCCTCGATACCGGCCTTCTTCACGCACTTTAGAAAGACGTGACGAAGGCCGTGGCCCGTCATGGCAAAGACCCTGCCGGAAATGTGCTGAACGGTACTGCGGCGAACCAGCATCCGATAAAGGCTGTCCGACATGGGGATGGTCTTCAGCATTCCCCGCTTGGAGGCCTGAACCGTGACAAGGCTGCGCTTGAAGTCGATGTTCTTCCTCCAGTCAAGGGAAAGGATTTCACCCCGTCGGCAGCCGGTCTGAAGGGCAAAGACGATAACATCTTTCAGGTCGTGCGAGTCGGCCCGGGCCAGGAGCCGGGCTTCCTCATCGCCCTTCAACCACCTGTCACGCCTGTTTCGAATTTCCAGCAGCTCTGAAAATTCAACGTCCGCAAAGGGGTTGGCAGATGTCCACTTCCATCTCTTCCTGGCTACATTGAACATGCGTCGGCCCAGCGAATATTCCTGATAGATGGTCGCCGGCGCCGGGCGCTTCTCCGACTCATCCCGGTCAAGGATATAGTCTTCCACGCCCTCGGCCGTGATTTCGGAAAGGGTCATATCGCCGAAGTACGGGAGCAGGTGTTTCAGGGTGTGTTCGTCTCTTTGTCTCTTGTACCTGGACACGTACTTTTCAGCCATCTGGCGAAAGGTTATGGACTTCGCCCTTTCCCTCTCAAACCATCTGTCTTCCTGAACATCGGCAAGTATTTTCGCTTGAACCAACTTTGCCTTCTTCCTGTTGGTGGCGCCCGTTGAGATCCTTTTCCTCACGCCTCTGACGTTGAAAGACACCCACCAGATCCTGCTGTCACTTCTCCTGTAGAGGCTCATTTGATTGCTGTCCCTCCTTTCCGAGCCTCCAGCTTAGCTAATGGATTATACCCCGATCCGACCTGTCTTTTACAGCTTCCAATCCATTCCTGAATGTCTTTCAGGTCAAACCTGAGGCATCCATTGAGCTTGACGCACGGAATCTGGCCCAATTCTGCCCACTGATACACTGTCTTGGGCTTAGCCTTCAGAATCCTTGATATTTCCTGGACAGTTAAGAGTTCCAATAGTTCCTCTTCACTGGAGGCCGACCCTGTGCTTGGCCACCCACACGTGATACCCGATGACACGTGAGAAGTCAGCGGCCGATTCATCGGGCGAGATGGGGCCTTTGCCCGGCGGAAGCATCCGATCTTCGGAAATCAGACAGCTTCCTTACTCTCAGGTTCTCTTTCGTCCCTCATGGACATATTACTCTCCGCTTCGTCTTTTTCCGTGTCGATAAACGTTTCCTGGAAGAGTCCTCCGGGAGCGGCATCTTCATGCACGTGGTGGCCCTTTGGAGGCTTGCCCTCCTCGCCGTCTTCTTTCTCGGAGACTTTCTCGAGGAACAGCCGGTATTTTTTCTGGATAGCTCTCCTGTCCTCGGGGGAGACAGCGGAATCCCTCGGGCACTTTATGGTCAGGATGTATTGCGTTTCGGTCTCCTTGAGGCTGCAGCTTACACTCTCCCGAGGGCCCGTCTCTCTTTCCCTGTACTTTCTGATGGCTACCTTGAAGCCGTGCTCGCCAATGTCGTCGAGGAATCTCTGGAAGGGCGGCGCACCCGCATCTATCGGACTTTCCAGCTTCTCCGCTATCCCTGCCAGGGCCTCGGCCGTCTGCAAGTCGATTTCTGCGGCGCGTTCCTCAAAGAACTCGGCCAGCCTCTCAATGCGATAGACGGCGTTGAAGATCCTCACGTACCTCTCGACGCTCCTTCTGGTGAACCCAACCGCAGCCGCCACCTTGAAGGTGTTGTCGAATTCCTCCATGAGCTTTCCTATGGCTATCGTTTTTTCCACGATGCACAGGTCTTCTCTCTGGATGTTCTCCACGGCCGCCAGGACCTTTACATTGGCCCTGTCGGCGCCTTCTTTGACTATCGCGGGTATGCGGGTCCAGTTAGCCTGCTTTGCCGCCCTCAGCCTCCTTTCACCCGCGATGACCTCGTAATCATACGTTTCGGAGCCGCTTACCCGCCTGACAAGGATGGGCTGGAGCAGTCCGTTGTCCTGGAGGGAACGCGAGAGGAATTTCAGGCTCTCCTTGTCGAACAGCCTTCTGACCTGGTGCGGGCTCTCCCCTATTCTTTCGATCTCTAAGTCGATCACCTGCCCGGGCCGTGCGGGCTCATCCTGGGGCGGCCGGCCTTTCTGCCCCTCCGGAATGCCCAGCATCTTCTTGAGCATGGATGTGCCCTTCCCGGTGGAAACATCCTTTCTCTCCGGCATGGCATCCTCCTGGTTTTTCCGGTCTCCATTCAGATATTACTTTCGACTGTCAAAAAGCAGGTCCAGCGAGTCGATCCTATTAAGAAGGATGCCTTCCGGCGGGGCGCGAAAGCGTCTCGCATGCCCTCCGGAACCCATCTGCATCAGTGCAGTCGAATTCAGCCATCCCCTCAGGGGGGTCGTAAGGGACTTTTCGGGGTTGACACGCACATTATTCTTTTATTGCAAGGAATTCCACGTCCTTGAAAGCGGCAACTCCCCCTCTTCCTGGGTTGCCCGCTCCGTTTCTGGAAAGTGCTCCGTAATATCACTTACATGGCATTCCTCACTGAGCGGGATTTGGACCTGTTTCTGGTGATGAGCCTCGGCGTGGCCAGGCTTGACATGATCAGTCGGTTCCTCAAAGAGGCGGGGTACGAGATAACCGAGAGCGCCCTCCTGAAGAGGCTGTCGATCCTGAAGAAAGCCAGGTACGTAGCAAGCTACCGGTATAACGAACCCACGAAGCACGGTACCTTCGCTGTTTACTCACTGACGGAGAAATCAGTGAGGGAGCTTGCTGCAATGGACCATCCCATCGAATTCATCCGTGCCGGGTTGCCCAGAAACTATTTCATGCAGCACGAGGTGGCAGTCACGGCGGTCCTCCACGCAATGGAAATTGAACGCATCAAGGGGATGTACGAATTTCACTTCCTGGATTCCTCCCGCCTCAAACAGATGGCGGACACACGGTCCCGGAAGAACGTCCCGGACCTGCGCGTGAGCTTCTCCTACCGGGACAAGACCCGTGCAGGGCCCTTCCTCTTTGAAATCGACCTTGGGACCGTACCCATGTTCAAGATGGTCGACAGGATGCGAACGGCTTTGAACGAAGAGGACGTGTCCTTGCTCATCCTGTGCAACCGCAAGTCAAGGATAGATTCGTTCATCTCTGCGTGCAGCCAATCGATATCCCCGGTCTACAAGACATCTGAAAAGGTCTGGTTTGCGTTGCTCAGTGAATTCCGCAAGGGGGGAATGGCTGAAACAAGCTTTATCGGGTTGGACAGCCACCCAAGAAGGCTCTTCTGCCCCGAATGCGGTCTTGCGACATCGTGTCGCCATACCGTCGGCTAGGGCGAACCGGTGACCCGGCGCCAGTAATATCTCAAGAAAGGAGGGCACCCCATGAAGGAGGCCTTCAGGTTTAGCAGCATCAAGGGAACAAAGGTGAAGATAAACGCCAGACGGATAACCTCCGCCTGGGAGGCCCGCAAGCTCGGTCCTTTCTTTCAGGCAGATAAACAGCTCTACTGGGTCAGTCCTGCCAAACGAAACGGCTATGCCGTGAATTCCTACTTCAGGAACTACCCCAAAGGCAGCAGGAGGCGGAGCCTGGCCAGCATCCTGGATGAATGCGCCAAATCGGGTGGCGAAGGCACGGTCCACGAGCTGGCGCGGGAAACCACAAAAGAGCTGATGCGTGAGCGTCTGAACAGCGGAAGGAAAATAGAGTGGCATTTTATCGACAGAAGGGTTTCCGCCTTTCCCCTCGGTGGAGACATCCTGAGCGAAGTGGGCAAAGTGGTGACGGAGCGCAAGGTCGTGACGCCCTTTGGACGGATGTTCCGGCCCGACGTGGCCCTCTTAGGCGCAAAAATCAATGGTGTTCGCCCCCTCCTCGGCATCGTGGAGTTCGAAGGGTCCCACGGGTTCAACTATCTCCGGTGCATGATGCTCAAGAGCCTGGGTTGCCCTCTCATAGCGGTAAATATAAAGGGTCTTCAAAGGGAGGACATTTCAAAGGCCTGGTCTTATCGCATGCTGACCCAAACCTCCCTCAGCGCCCCCGAAGGACGGAGAGGGAATTATATATATCTGCACGAAATGCTCTATCCCGTGTATACGAACATCCCACACCACATAAGGGAAGACCAAAAACATGAATTCATTGTCTTTGCCGAGGACGGCGTCTTCGAGGAACTCCTCGAGAAGCTGAGAGAGCTGAAATGTGTCTTCTGCCTGGAAGACGACCAGGTGCTGATCCAGCAGGACGGAGACGGCCTTGCCGAGGCAGGAAGGATCGTCGGCAGAAGGTGGAGAGAGTACAACCGCAGAAGATACATCAGGGTGGCGCTCGACGTCCCCTTGGAAAAAAGGGGCGGCATCTATCTTCTCCACCTGGCCATGGCCAATCTTCTGAATGCGCAGTACGATACGCTCGTCGGTTACAGATACAGGCGGGATGCACCTGGCGGCGACGAGCGCCTATGGCTCAAGGATGACGGAAACGGGGGACACGTCCGTATCATTCAGAAACACATGAGCGAGCCCTTGAGGCTCATACTGAATGAGCTTTCGTCAGGCAAGTAACACTTTGGCGAGAGCATTGTCGCTCGGGCTTGTCGGTTCCTGGCGAGACCACTGGCGGGGCGCGGCCTCCGAAGGAGTCACAGGCTCACATCGCTCACAGACGATTAAGGGAGAACAGGGACTGTTGTCTGGTGATGATGTGCTTGATGTGACGTCTGAAGCCGAGAGCCCCACTGCTGATACGAAAGATACCCGCCTGGCGGCAAGCGCCCGCTAAGGCGCTGGAAATCAAGAATTCGGGGGGCTGAAATTCCGGAAATTCCCGAAACGGGAAAAACCGGAAAAATGGCCCCCTTCTCAAAGATGGGGGACGGAAATTCCGGAAATTCTCAAAATGAGAAAACCCGGAAAAACCGCCCCCCCTTCCAAGTGCTGGTAAAGCCTATTTATCAAGCACTTAGGCTGTCACCCCCGGCGTCAGGGCCGACTTGGTATTGCCCTCGGAAGCAGTCTTTCCCTAACGCAGCTGGCGACGCAGGAGAACTCCTAGGAGGACCCTGCGTTGCCATGGCGATTACCCCTTCCAAAAGGAGGTCGAGCATCGGCATCCACGCTGCGGCGGTACTGATGGGGACACAGGGGACCGAGGCTCCTCTCATGCATCCAAGGGTTGGACGACGAAAGGGAGAGGCCAGGATAGTTCGTCCTTCCTCTTCGCCTGCAAAAAGGGACAGGGCATGGAGGACAGCATAGCGGCCTTGCTAGAGACCAACCGCTCTGAATGATGGAGATGTTCTGCGATCAGCTCTCAGGCCGTGAGCCCCTTCCCCTGAGACCCTTGGACGGGAAGCACCCGTAACAATGAAGCTTAGGATTGCGGCCTCCACCTGCCACACCACAGTTTCGAGGAACGAAAACAGTTGCGGATTCTATATTGAACTTCATAGAAATCAACCAGCCATGGAAATGTGGATTTGCAATGAAAGTAGAGATTTCCTCATTCCTCGGCGAGGCTTAGAGAGCAGCCCCCAAACTGGCGGCCGCGCTGAATTAAGATTTGTTCAAATCATTGGCTTAAAGTCTTACCTCCGGTCGTGGTTTTAACATAACCGTTTGAATTTGCAGGTATAATGTACTTTCTACTTCTTCACAGTCTGGACTATTCTCGCCTGAGTTGTTTATTCTTAAGCGTCATACCAGATAGTGGCAGAAAAAAGGAGACAGGTTTCGAGACATGAACAGCCCCGATGAGCCGGTCGCCCACATTGCCCAAAGTGGAAGAATCCATCCTCTATTTGAGCATCTTAAGAAGACTGCCGAGCTGGCCGCGGAGTTTGCTGAAGAACTCAACGCTTCCGAATGGGCTAGACTTGCGGGCCTGTGGCATGACATGGGAAAGTATTCCGGTGAGTTTCAAGCTCACATCAGGGGGAAACCTGGCAGGGTAGACCATTCGACATGCGGAGCTGTCAAGGCATGTGAAACATTTGATGTAGCCGGGCGTATACTTGCCTATATTATTGCAGGTCATCATGCTGGCCTTCCCGACTGGCAGACCGAAGCTTCCGGAATGTCGGGACTTGCGCAGCGATTAGACAAGCGCATTCCCACATCCCATCCGCCCGAAGATTTATTGACAAAAAAACTTCCTTTGGAGAAGCCAAGGCCGGGCACTGACCCGTCCATGTGGATAAGGATGCTTTTCTCCTGCGTTGTGGATGCTGACTTCCTGGATACCGAAGCTTCTATGGAACCTGATAGGGGAAAGATTCGAGGCAGGTATCCGGCGCTGGATAAACTTCTCCCGTTATTCAGTGCATATATGGAAAAGAAGACAAAAGAAGCGAATCCTACAGAGGTCAATGCAGTCAGAGCAGAGATACTGAAACAGTGTGTCTCGATGGCATCAGAGAAACCATCCATTTTTTCGCTCACCGTTCCGACCGGCGGGGGCAAGACGCTTTCCTCGATGGCCTTCACCCTAAACCATGCGCTTAAATATAGTAAACGGCGCATAATATATGTTATCCCTTATACCAGTATTATTGAACAGACCGCAGACCAGTTCAAAGACATATTCGGCGACACGGTCCTCGAACACCATAGCAACATCAATAGACCTGAGACAGAAGACGAGACTTTTCGAAAAAGCAAGCTTGCCTCCGAGAACTGGGACGCGCCCATCGTAGTTACCACAACGGTTCAGTTTTTCGAGTCCCTTTACGCTTCTAGACCAAGCAGGTGCAGGAAGCTCCATAACATCGTAAACAGCGTGGTAATTTTAGACGAAGCACAGCTGTTGCCTCCGGACCTTCTTAATCCGATTTTGAAAGCCCTTACGGAGCTTCATAAGAATTATGGTGTGACTCTGCTATTGAGCACGGCTACCCAACCGGCTTTTGGTCCTCACAGTTCTGATTTCAGCTTTGAGGGCCTTCCGGACATGAAAGAAATCATCGAAGACCCTAAATCGCTCCATGAAAAACTGAAGAGGGTAAAAGTAAATGTACCCACCAGCCTTTCAAGTGAAGTCTCATGGGAAGAACTCGCAATGGAGCTTTCAGGGTTTAAGACCGTCCTGTGCATTGTAAACAAGCGTGACGACTGCCGAAAGCTTTACCGCCTGATGCCTGAAGATACGGTGCACCTGTCGGCCCTGATGTGTGGCGCGCATCGCTCTAAGGTTATTGCGGAAGTTAAGCAGCGTCTTAAAGATGGAGTACCGACCAGAGTCGTCAGCACGCAGCTTGTAGAGGCTGGGGTTGACCTCGATTTTCCAGTAGTCTATCGGGCAATTGCGGGATTGGACTCTATTGCCCAGGCCGCAGGCAGATGCAACAGAGAAGGGCTCTTGAAAGAGGGAGAGGTTTTTGTGTTTGTCCCTCAAAGCAAGACGCCTCCTGGGATTTTAAGACAGGCTGCCGAGATAGGCCGCCGACTTTTGGACGAAAGGGTTGATGATCCGCTTGCTCCGGAACAATTTACGGCCTATTTCAAGGAACTCTACTGGATTCACGGCGACAGGCTCGATGCCAAGGGCATTCTGGCGGACCTTGCGCCCGACAGCCAGTTGCGTTTTAGTTTCAGGACTGCGGCCGAGAAATTTCACATAATCGATGAATCGCAATATGCGCCTGCATTTGTCAGGTACGACGAGGGTGAAGAGCTTGTAAATTTACTGCTTAATAAAGGCCCTCAAAGATGGCTTATGAGGAAGCTCCAACGATATGTGGTCAACATACCAAAATATGTGCTGAACATCCTAAAAGGAGCCATGGAGATCGAGGAACCATTTCCGGGCATATATATACAATCGAACATGGGACGCTATGACGAGGCACTCGGCCTCATTTACGATGAAAAGGAATTCAGTCCGGATGACCTTATAGTTTGAGGGCTTGACATCAAACTTCAGTTTAAGTGAAATGTAAGTCCGTTTCGAATGTGTGCGCGCACGATCCGATAGGAGGAAGCCGATAAGCAAAGCAGTCGGCACGTAGTAGCCGCGTGCGGCGAGGCGTCCAATGAAAATCTGACTGCTACCCGGGAATCGGTTTCCTCTCTATTCGGATAAACCGGACGGCGGGTTGAAACAGTTTTAAGTACAATGTGTTTGCCTATGTGCTTACTGATTATGTATGCGCATAGGCACCGCATTAATGAGGAGGTGATTTTATGAACGACCGGACTGGAAAACAAAGCCAGCTGTTCAAGCTCAAGGTATGGGGGCGGAACGCCTGTTTCACGCGACCAGAGATGAAGGTTGAGAGGGTCTCCTACGATGTCATGACCCCAGCTGCCGCCCGAGGGGTGCTTGAGGCCATTTTATGGAAACCGGCCATTAGGTGGCATATTACACAAATCGATGTGCTAAAACCTATTAAGTGGGAGTCGGTCAGGAGAAACGAGGTCGGAGCCGTCATGTCCCCCCGTACTAGTGGTTTGTTCATTGAAGACGAGCGGCAGCAGCGGGCGGGACTCCTTCTGCGGGACGTGGCTTACAACGTACACGCTTATTTTGAGATGACGGAATGGGCAGGGGTCGTGGACAACCTCGCCAAGTTCGAGGAGATGTTCCAGAGGCGGGCCAGGAAGGGACAGTGCTTCCACAGGCCGTATCTGGGCTGCCGCGAGTTCGCCGCCGACTTCGCGCCCGTTAACGGCGACATGCCGACCCCCATCGATGAAAGCCGTAACCTCGGATGGATACTTTATGACATGGACTTCAGCGGAAAAGAACCTATGCCCCGTTTCTTCCATGCGAAGCTTGAAAAAGGCAGCGTAAAGGTTCCGGCCTTTGACAGCAAGGAGGTGAGGGGATGATTCTGCAGGCTCTGACCTCATATTATGGGCGCATATCGGCGTATGACGGCTCCGGCGTTGCCCCGGAAGGCTTTGAGAAAAAAGAGATTCCGTTTATCATTGTCCTTGACCACGATGGGAAATTCAAGGGCATCGACGATACGAGAAGCGGAGAGGGGAAGAAGAAAAGGGCGAGGGAGTTCCTTGTACCGAAGGGCGTAAAAAAATCAGTAAATATCGCAGCCAACCTCTTGTGGGGGAATCCCGAATACGTGTTGGGCAGGCCGAGGCCCGGCACGGAAACTGATGTGAAGAAAGTTGAAAAGGTCAAAGCGCGGCATGCAAGTTTTGTCGAGACGATCGAAAGCCTGGACGTCGATGACAGCGGCGTGTCGGCCGTGCTGTGTTTTCTCAGGGAAGACGATTTTTCGAGCGTCTTTTCGCATCCGTCATGGCCTGAGATAGAAAAGAGCGGCAAGAATGATATCACGTTCCGCCTTGAAGGCGATACCGGACTGGTATGCGAGAGGAATGAGGTAAAAAAGGCGGTCGCATCAATGAATAAAAGAGGAGAGGATGACCGCCTTCAGGCCTGTCTCGTCACGGGCGAAATGGACTCCCCCACCCGTCTCCACACCGCGATAAAGGGCGTCTGGGGCGCTCAGTCAAGCGGGGCGAACATTGTCTCTTTCAACCTCGAAGCCTTTAACTCGTACGGCAAGACCCAGGGCTTCAATGCTCCTGTGGGTAAAAAGGCGGAGCATGCATACACCACGGCGCTGAACAGGCTGTTGGGCAGAGACTCAAGGCGGCGCATACAGGTCGGTGATTCCAGTACCATATTCTGGGCGGATGAGAACAGTGTTATGGAAGATGTTTACGCTGACCTGTTCGGCGAGCCGCCAAAGGAAAATCCGGAACAGATCAATCAGGCGATCCGTGTTCTCTTTGAATCCCCAAGGAGTGGCGCCCCTCCGATCACTGAAGATTACACGAGATTCTACGTCCTCGGCCTTTCGCCAAACGCCTCCCGCGTCGCCGTCCGGTTCTGGTATGCGGGCACGGTCGGTGAGGTTGCGACGAACATCAAGCAGTACTTCGAGGACTGCGCCATCGTGC is drawn from Nitrospirota bacterium and contains these coding sequences:
- a CDS encoding DUF488 domain-containing protein, whose translation is MAGTGKSPTVYTIGHSTRSAEEFVALLRENGVTRLLDVRTLPGSRHNPQFNEEALRKTLREAGIAYEHVKGLGGLRKPRKDSPNTGWRSAGFRAYADYMLTGEFAAHLDELMERAARETVAVMCAEAVPWRCHRWLLADALTVRGVEVRHIMGEGKAQRHELTGFAKVRGGKLTYPGA
- a CDS encoding site-specific integrase, with translation MSLYRRSDSRIWWVSFNVRGVRKRISTGATNRKKAKLVQAKILADVQEDRWFERERAKSITFRQMAEKYVSRYKRQRDEHTLKHLLPYFGDMTLSEITAEGVEDYILDRDESEKRPAPATIYQEYSLGRRMFNVARKRWKWTSANPFADVEFSELLEIRNRRDRWLKGDEEARLLARADSHDLKDVIVFALQTGCRRGEILSLDWRKNIDFKRSLVTVQASKRGMLKTIPMSDSLYRMLVRRSTVQHISGRVFAMTGHGLRHVFLKCVKKAGIEDFRFHDLRHTFATRLVQNGVDIYRVKELMGHMSVKTTERYAHHYPESLRSSVKVLDSCHDLVTVG
- a CDS encoding ParB/RepB/Spo0J family partition protein translates to MPERKDVSTGKGTSMLKKMLGIPEGQKGRPPQDEPARPGQVIDLEIERIGESPHQVRRLFDKESLKFLSRSLQDNGLLQPILVRRVSGSETYDYEVIAGERRLRAAKQANWTRIPAIVKEGADRANVKVLAAVENIQREDLCIVEKTIAIGKLMEEFDNTFKVAAAVGFTRRSVERYVRIFNAVYRIERLAEFFEERAAEIDLQTAEALAGIAEKLESPIDAGAPPFQRFLDDIGEHGFKVAIRKYRERETGPRESVSCSLKETETQYILTIKCPRDSAVSPEDRRAIQKKYRLFLEKVSEKEDGEEGKPPKGHHVHEDAAPGGLFQETFIDTEKDEAESNMSMRDEREPESKEAV
- a CDS encoding replication-relaxation family protein; its protein translation is MAFLTERDLDLFLVMSLGVARLDMISRFLKEAGYEITESALLKRLSILKKARYVASYRYNEPTKHGTFAVYSLTEKSVRELAAMDHPIEFIRAGLPRNYFMQHEVAVTAVLHAMEIERIKGMYEFHFLDSSRLKQMADTRSRKNVPDLRVSFSYRDKTRAGPFLFEIDLGTVPMFKMVDRMRTALNEEDVSLLILCNRKSRIDSFISACSQSISPVYKTSEKVWFALLSEFRKGGMAETSFIGLDSHPRRLFCPECGLATSCRHTVG
- the cas3 gene encoding CRISPR-associated helicase Cas3' is translated as MNSPDEPVAHIAQSGRIHPLFEHLKKTAELAAEFAEELNASEWARLAGLWHDMGKYSGEFQAHIRGKPGRVDHSTCGAVKACETFDVAGRILAYIIAGHHAGLPDWQTEASGMSGLAQRLDKRIPTSHPPEDLLTKKLPLEKPRPGTDPSMWIRMLFSCVVDADFLDTEASMEPDRGKIRGRYPALDKLLPLFSAYMEKKTKEANPTEVNAVRAEILKQCVSMASEKPSIFSLTVPTGGGKTLSSMAFTLNHALKYSKRRIIYVIPYTSIIEQTADQFKDIFGDTVLEHHSNINRPETEDETFRKSKLASENWDAPIVVTTTVQFFESLYASRPSRCRKLHNIVNSVVILDEAQLLPPDLLNPILKALTELHKNYGVTLLLSTATQPAFGPHSSDFSFEGLPDMKEIIEDPKSLHEKLKRVKVNVPTSLSSEVSWEELAMELSGFKTVLCIVNKRDDCRKLYRLMPEDTVHLSALMCGAHRSKVIAEVKQRLKDGVPTRVVSTQLVEAGVDLDFPVVYRAIAGLDSIAQAAGRCNREGLLKEGEVFVFVPQSKTPPGILRQAAEIGRRLLDERVDDPLAPEQFTAYFKELYWIHGDRLDAKGILADLAPDSQLRFSFRTAAEKFHIIDESQYAPAFVRYDEGEELVNLLLNKGPQRWLMRKLQRYVVNIPKYVLNILKGAMEIEEPFPGIYIQSNMGRYDEALGLIYDEKEFSPDDLIV
- the cas5c gene encoding type I-C CRISPR-associated protein Cas5c — translated: MNDRTGKQSQLFKLKVWGRNACFTRPEMKVERVSYDVMTPAAARGVLEAILWKPAIRWHITQIDVLKPIKWESVRRNEVGAVMSPRTSGLFIEDERQQRAGLLLRDVAYNVHAYFEMTEWAGVVDNLAKFEEMFQRRARKGQCFHRPYLGCREFAADFAPVNGDMPTPIDESRNLGWILYDMDFSGKEPMPRFFHAKLEKGSVKVPAFDSKEVRG
- the cas8c gene encoding type I-C CRISPR-associated protein Cas8c/Csd1, with the protein product MILQALTSYYGRISAYDGSGVAPEGFEKKEIPFIIVLDHDGKFKGIDDTRSGEGKKKRAREFLVPKGVKKSVNIAANLLWGNPEYVLGRPRPGTETDVKKVEKVKARHASFVETIESLDVDDSGVSAVLCFLREDDFSSVFSHPSWPEIEKSGKNDITFRLEGDTGLVCERNEVKKAVASMNKRGEDDRLQACLVTGEMDSPTRLHTAIKGVWGAQSSGANIVSFNLEAFNSYGKTQGFNAPVGKKAEHAYTTALNRLLGRDSRRRIQVGDSSTIFWADENSVMEDVYADLFGEPPKENPEQINQAIRVLFESPRSGAPPITEDYTRFYVLGLSPNASRVAVRFWYAGTVGEVATNIKQYFEDCAIVHGNKEPEHLSLFRLLVSTALQRKSENIQPNLSGEVMKSILTGTPYPATLLASAVRRIRAEREITYPRASLVKAVLVRNSRYEKEVGMALDQNNTNVGYRLGRLFSVLEKVQEEASPGINATIRDHFYGSASSTPVTAFPYLMKLKNHHLAKLENRGRAVNLERLIGQIVEGVASAGFPAHLSLQDQGRFAVGYYHQRQDLFTKKSTDEEE